Proteins from one Shewanella pealeana ATCC 700345 genomic window:
- a CDS encoding trimethyllysine dioxygenase has protein sequence MFIHKCERVDENLAIQFSNNNEANFSLFWLRDHSTDQSSLNPDTLQRDVETFSLPTVPQVEQFQIINNGAQLRIHWLDGDLVSEFDASFLFNMACTPVNDPSYQLWANELQNQVPDFDFEQVTANDAAFLPVLESMDRYGLVTFSGMPSNMEATKKLLNQVGYIRDTVFGSLWDFSNNGAHSDSAYTSVGIGLHTDSTYTLDPPGLQLLHCLAFDGEGAFNQFADGFKVAQTIKNEDPAAYETLSKIKVPAHYIEPGIQLRGQHEVVREDINGQFEQICFNNFDRSPFMLSASEQKAFYHAYGLFQRLINDPKYQVNFQLQPGRAVWFDNWRVLHARSAFSGFRHLAGGYTNREDYISKKLTLKGKTPWQE, from the coding sequence ATGTTTATTCACAAATGTGAACGTGTAGATGAAAATCTTGCGATTCAATTTTCTAATAATAATGAAGCAAACTTCAGTTTATTTTGGTTAAGAGATCACAGTACCGATCAGTCCAGCCTTAACCCAGATACATTACAACGAGATGTTGAAACCTTTTCCTTACCGACAGTGCCACAGGTAGAACAGTTCCAGATTATCAATAACGGCGCTCAACTGCGCATTCATTGGCTAGATGGTGATCTAGTCAGCGAGTTTGATGCTAGCTTTCTTTTTAATATGGCCTGTACGCCAGTTAATGACCCCTCATATCAGTTATGGGCTAACGAGCTACAAAACCAAGTCCCAGATTTTGATTTTGAACAGGTAACCGCTAACGATGCTGCTTTTTTGCCAGTATTAGAAAGTATGGATCGGTATGGTTTAGTGACATTTTCAGGCATGCCTTCAAATATGGAAGCGACCAAAAAGTTACTCAATCAAGTCGGGTATATCCGAGATACCGTATTTGGTAGTTTATGGGACTTTTCTAATAATGGCGCTCATAGTGACAGTGCCTATACCAGTGTGGGGATTGGGCTACATACCGACAGTACATATACACTTGACCCGCCAGGCTTACAGTTATTGCATTGTTTGGCCTTCGACGGCGAAGGGGCCTTTAACCAATTTGCCGATGGCTTTAAAGTTGCTCAAACCATTAAAAATGAAGACCCTGCCGCTTATGAGACTCTGAGCAAGATTAAGGTGCCTGCCCATTATATTGAGCCCGGCATCCAATTAAGAGGCCAGCATGAGGTTGTGCGCGAAGATATTAATGGCCAGTTTGAACAAATTTGTTTTAATAACTTTGATCGCAGTCCCTTTATGCTAAGTGCTAGTGAGCAAAAGGCTTTTTATCATGCTTATGGCCTGTTTCAACGTTTAATTAACGACCCTAAATATCAGGTGAACTTTCAATTACAACCAGGACGTGCGGTATGGTTTGATAATTGGCGTGTTCTTCATGCGCGTAGCGCTTTTAGCGGCTTCCGACATCTTGCCGGCGGCTACACTAATCGAGAAGATTACATAAGTAAAAAGCTAACCTTAAAAGGGAAAACACCATGGCAGGAGTAA
- the ltaE gene encoding low-specificity L-threonine aldolase: MAGVIDLRSDTVTQPCQNMRALMASAETGDDVYGEDPSVKQLESYAAELLNKQAAVFCPSGTQSNLMGLLSHCGRGDEYIVGNVAHTYLYEGGGAAVLGSIQPQPLTLQADATMDLSELEKAIKPKDVHYARTKLICLENTHGGLPLPDGYTQNVKAIAQRHGLSMHLDGARLFNAVVAGNKSAATLTADFDSVSICLSKGLGAPVGSLLVGSNKFIDEARHWRKMLGGGMRQAGIIAAAGLYALQNNVSRLSDDHRRASELANALGQIDGVSIPLGQANTNMLYVSVSQAMRERLAERAANYNILLPAGEQMRLVTHLNINDDDLKAIIELFQQAA; encoded by the coding sequence ATGGCAGGAGTAATCGATTTACGCAGTGATACCGTCACGCAGCCTTGCCAGAACATGCGCGCGTTAATGGCATCAGCCGAAACGGGTGATGATGTTTATGGTGAAGATCCTAGCGTTAAGCAGCTTGAATCCTATGCAGCTGAATTACTGAATAAACAAGCTGCGGTATTTTGCCCCTCAGGCACGCAAAGCAACTTAATGGGGCTGCTGTCTCATTGTGGCCGAGGCGATGAGTACATTGTTGGCAACGTTGCACATACCTATCTTTACGAAGGCGGCGGCGCCGCGGTATTAGGGAGTATTCAGCCACAGCCATTAACGCTACAAGCTGATGCAACCATGGATCTTTCCGAGCTGGAAAAAGCCATTAAGCCTAAAGACGTTCACTATGCCAGAACCAAGTTGATATGCCTGGAAAACACTCATGGAGGTCTTCCTTTACCTGACGGATACACTCAAAACGTTAAAGCGATAGCACAGCGCCATGGCTTAAGCATGCATTTAGATGGTGCTAGATTATTTAATGCCGTTGTTGCTGGTAATAAGAGTGCTGCGACATTAACTGCAGATTTTGACAGTGTTTCAATCTGTTTATCAAAAGGCTTAGGAGCGCCTGTTGGCTCGTTACTCGTAGGCTCAAATAAGTTTATCGATGAAGCTAGGCACTGGCGAAAAATGTTAGGTGGCGGTATGCGCCAAGCAGGAATTATTGCCGCTGCAGGCTTGTATGCCTTACAAAACAACGTTAGTCGCTTGAGCGATGATCACCGCCGAGCGAGCGAATTAGCAAATGCGCTAGGGCAGATTGACGGTGTTAGTATCCCGTTAGGTCAGGCCAACACCAACATGTTATATGTGAGCGTTAGCCAAGCAATGAGAGAACGCCTTGCTGAGCGTGCAGCCAATTACAATATATTGCTACCTGCTGGTGAGCAGATGCGTTTGGTCACTCACTTAAATATTAATGATGATGACCTAAAAGCCATTATTGAGTTATTTCAACAAGCGGCTTAA
- a CDS encoding APC family permease — translation MTQNISSHSQGHRVMGFWRVWALAVGCAIGSGIFMMPTLLAPYGMLGLSSWLVAGAGTVLIALTFARLATRIPKTGGLYIYADSGLGAMAGFIVGWCYWISCLTAVASVAIAFISYLSAYVPMLAEHNQVGLVACLGLIWLIIGLNIRSIKGSSIFQVITTILKIVPLLLLAVLGLINMQPEMLPEYNPTELSPIAAISAATMLVMWSFLGIESATVPAGNVIKPEKTIPRAIIASVLTILVLYILVSLAVNLTVPTSELKDSTAPFKLAAERLMGPVGALVVTLGALLSTLGSLNANTLMCGQMPMAIAKNGLFPKRFKHLSKNGTPTFGLFVSGGIVSVLLIMNYTKGLIGAFTFLVMMATLATLMAYTLCAIAEFYFLKQDKPSAARNRAIVLGIGTFVYSLFCILGAGQEIVFYSFFLILLGLPIYALQRKPEKRKTKTSMNEELFTD, via the coding sequence ATGACACAAAACATCTCTTCACATTCCCAAGGCCATAGAGTCATGGGGTTTTGGCGCGTTTGGGCGCTTGCCGTAGGATGTGCTATTGGTTCGGGGATCTTTATGATGCCGACCTTGTTAGCCCCTTATGGCATGTTAGGATTGAGTAGCTGGCTAGTCGCTGGCGCTGGTACGGTGCTGATTGCACTGACATTTGCAAGGTTAGCAACCAGAATACCTAAAACCGGTGGTTTGTATATTTACGCTGACTCAGGTTTAGGGGCTATGGCCGGATTCATTGTCGGCTGGTGCTATTGGATCTCCTGTTTAACTGCCGTAGCAAGTGTTGCCATTGCATTTATCAGTTATCTCTCCGCTTATGTGCCAATGCTGGCAGAACACAATCAAGTCGGGTTGGTCGCATGTTTAGGTTTAATTTGGCTTATTATCGGCTTGAATATTCGGTCGATTAAGGGCAGTAGTATATTCCAAGTGATCACGACGATTTTAAAGATCGTGCCCTTGTTACTACTGGCAGTATTAGGCTTAATCAATATGCAGCCGGAAATGCTACCCGAGTACAATCCGACTGAGTTATCACCGATTGCGGCAATATCCGCTGCCACTATGTTGGTTATGTGGTCATTTTTAGGGATTGAATCAGCCACCGTTCCTGCGGGTAATGTGATCAAACCTGAAAAGACCATTCCAAGAGCGATTATAGCCTCTGTACTGACTATCTTAGTCTTGTATATCTTGGTGAGTTTAGCGGTGAATCTAACTGTACCGACGAGCGAACTTAAGGATTCAACTGCGCCATTTAAGCTAGCAGCTGAGCGGTTAATGGGTCCTGTTGGCGCGTTAGTGGTAACTCTTGGTGCTTTATTGTCGACGCTAGGATCCTTAAATGCGAATACCTTAATGTGTGGACAGATGCCGATGGCCATCGCAAAAAATGGCTTATTTCCGAAGCGATTTAAACATTTATCTAAAAATGGTACACCAACATTTGGTTTATTTGTGTCGGGCGGAATTGTCTCTGTGTTATTGATAATGAATTACACCAAAGGTTTAATCGGTGCGTTTACTTTTTTAGTGATGATGGCGACGTTAGCAACCTTGATGGCTTATACCTTATGTGCCATTGCTGAGTTTTACTTTTTAAAACAGGATAAACCATCGGCAGCACGAAACCGCGCCATCGTTCTAGGGATCGGCACCTTTGTGTATAGTTTATTTTGTATTTTGGGAGCAGGGCAGGAAATTGTCTTTTACTCTTTCTTCCTGATTTTATTAGGTTTGCCTATATACGCCTTACAAAGAAAACCAGAGAAAAGAAAAACAAAGACGAGCATGAATGAAGAGTTGTTCACTGACTAG
- a CDS encoding GNAT family N-acetyltransferase: MEIRQATQNDLTSFFSYLNDHLSDNGDGETQLFQPMSKVESSVNAAMKSRFTAGINTEIFHQGWRRLWLAFDDNKKIVGHIDIRGHAENHTKHRVLLGMGVDRSVRRFGIGKQLINQMLEWVADEPLIEFIDLWVLSNNLAAQKLYISTGFQKCGEIKDMFKIDGKSLSYTVMSRATVIAHS; this comes from the coding sequence ATGGAAATAAGACAGGCAACTCAAAATGATTTAACAAGTTTCTTCAGTTACTTAAATGATCATTTGTCAGACAATGGAGATGGTGAAACTCAACTTTTCCAGCCTATGTCTAAAGTAGAGTCATCGGTGAATGCTGCTATGAAGTCTCGTTTTACTGCTGGCATTAACACGGAAATATTCCACCAGGGCTGGCGACGTCTTTGGCTGGCTTTTGATGATAACAAAAAGATAGTAGGGCACATCGATATTAGAGGTCATGCAGAAAACCATACTAAACATAGAGTATTACTGGGTATGGGGGTCGATCGTTCAGTTCGTAGATTCGGTATCGGCAAACAATTAATTAATCAAATGCTAGAGTGGGTTGCTGATGAACCGCTAATTGAGTTTATCGATCTTTGGGTACTTTCAAATAATCTAGCCGCACAAAAACTGTATATCAGCACAGGGTTTCAGAAATGTGGCGAGATAAAAGACATGTTTAAAATAGACGGTAAGTCTTTATCTTATACAGTTATGTCCCGAGCAACAGTTATAGCTCATAGCTAG